The following are encoded together in the Desulfoplanes formicivorans genome:
- a CDS encoding amino acid ABC transporter permease has translation MYRPPSPRRPSLLDLIILLILISGAGWLYYQATTNMDYTWDWSVIPQYLFRYDAHQERWVPNLLILGLMTTIRLSVWSTILATIIGIFMGCLRISKHRVRRWLGGAYVSLSRNLPPLVLVFIFYFFVGEQIMPFLGIEQCVDNCAPATKSILEWLFGPTSQLASFLTAVITLGIYEGAYITEIVRSGIDSVDQGQWEAGNALGFDWWSSMRFIILPQAVRIVLPPLAGQFISTIKDSAIVSVISIQELTFQGMELMAATYLTFEVWITITLMYFGLTFGCSLLARKLELALRRREQG, from the coding sequence ATGTACCGACCACCATCGCCACGCAGACCAAGTCTTCTCGACCTAATCATCCTGCTCATACTCATTTCCGGAGCCGGCTGGCTGTATTATCAGGCAACCACCAACATGGACTACACCTGGGATTGGTCGGTTATTCCCCAATACCTTTTCAGATACGACGCCCACCAGGAACGATGGGTACCCAATCTTCTCATCCTTGGGCTCATGACCACCATACGGTTGAGCGTCTGGTCCACCATTTTGGCGACAATCATCGGGATATTCATGGGGTGTCTGCGCATCAGCAAACACCGGGTCAGGCGATGGCTTGGCGGAGCCTATGTTTCCCTGAGCCGGAATCTGCCGCCCCTGGTCCTGGTGTTCATCTTCTATTTTTTCGTCGGCGAACAGATCATGCCTTTTTTGGGAATCGAGCAGTGCGTGGACAATTGCGCTCCTGCGACCAAATCCATACTGGAATGGCTGTTCGGCCCCACATCTCAGCTGGCCTCGTTTCTCACGGCCGTCATCACCCTGGGGATTTACGAAGGTGCCTACATCACGGAAATCGTCCGCAGCGGCATTGATTCCGTGGATCAGGGACAATGGGAGGCCGGCAACGCCCTGGGATTCGACTGGTGGAGCTCCATGCGCTTTATCATCCTGCCCCAGGCCGTGCGCATCGTCCTTCCTCCCCTGGCCGGTCAATTCATCTCCACCATCAAGGATTCGGCCATCGTTTCGGTCATCTCCATCCAGGAGCTGACCTTTCAGGGCATGGAGCTCATGGCCGCCACCTACCTCACCTTCGAGGTCTGGATCACCATCACCCTCATGTACTTTGGTCTGACCTTCGGGTGCTCCCTCCTGGCCAGAAAGCTGGAACTGGCTCTACGACGACGCGAGCAGGGATGA
- a CDS encoding transporter substrate-binding domain-containing protein, producing MRFRCFVLFCCGFILLATSTQAMANPVTEQLRDASTLEKVIKNGKLRIGFSTFVPWAMKDKTGAFIGYEIDVATRLAHDMGVRPEFIPTKWSGIIPSLLTGKFDIIIGGMGITPKRNLKVNFTIPYEYSGMSMIANKKLAAGFNSLEDFNKPSVTLSARTGATPVQAAKRFMPRATLRFFDDEAQALQEVLIGKAHAMIASAPFPAHQAIRHENKLFLPLGETTFTKEPIGFAIKKGDPDFLNFLNNWIIITSAEGWLQARHDYWFKTLDWEQRIK from the coding sequence ATGCGCTTTCGATGCTTTGTGCTTTTCTGTTGTGGCTTCATACTTCTGGCAACTTCCACCCAGGCCATGGCCAATCCGGTGACCGAACAGCTCCGCGACGCTAGCACCCTGGAAAAAGTCATCAAAAACGGCAAGCTGCGAATCGGTTTTTCCACATTTGTTCCCTGGGCCATGAAGGACAAAACAGGCGCCTTTATCGGATATGAAATCGACGTGGCCACACGCCTTGCCCATGACATGGGCGTCAGACCCGAATTCATCCCCACCAAATGGTCCGGCATCATCCCGTCTCTTTTAACCGGCAAATTCGACATCATCATCGGAGGGATGGGCATCACGCCCAAGCGCAATCTCAAGGTCAATTTCACCATTCCCTACGAATACTCGGGCATGTCCATGATTGCCAACAAGAAGCTGGCTGCAGGTTTCAACAGCCTGGAGGATTTCAACAAACCTTCGGTGACCCTGTCGGCGCGCACCGGGGCCACACCGGTTCAGGCAGCCAAGCGGTTCATGCCCCGGGCAACGCTTCGCTTTTTTGACGACGAGGCCCAGGCACTGCAGGAAGTGCTCATCGGCAAGGCCCACGCCATGATCGCCTCGGCACCGTTTCCGGCCCATCAGGCCATACGACACGAGAACAAGCTCTTTTTGCCACTGGGAGAAACAACCTTCACCAAGGAGCCCATCGGATTTGCCATCAAAAAGGGTGATCCCGATTTTCTCAATTTTCTGAACAACTGGATCATCATCACCTCGGCCGAGGGATGGCTACAGGCCCGGCACGATTACTGGTTCAAAACACTGGACTGGGAACAACGGATCAAGTAG
- a CDS encoding radical SAM protein, translating into MALVFPEKEKFALSTLGWQVVYRILAGSADFAVERFYADDKTSPPVSADSGRELSAFPLICFSLNFEGDFVTVLSLLKRANIPLDAAQRQDWPLVMAGGPIAFLNPFPLFPALDFVFVGEAEYGFASLAHAIKDHWIDRSSRHKALASLARRPGILSHLHTDRVVRRVFVRDSDRLLPVPAASCFVSSHSEFRDMLLLEINRGCPYGCRFCAAGNIYRPPRQSRLGDLKSIVRQTSPCKVGLVGTALTDWPDLFPFLQWLHERNIKFSLGSLRADGATRDFLTFLRKTGTRSLTFALEGASQRLRQSMNKNLNEDALLEAVALASELQFNTLKLYLIVGWPGETEDDFDELDGFLDRIQQARKTGQGKKSKGIDLIQVSASCLVPKPWTPLQWAAMDSEAGLKAKMKRLKAIIKSKRGMRFSGENPRQARIQGLLARGDEGLFELLCLVEERGGWKEGLRAWGKDVAWHVDRTRDPDEIFPWDRLDIGVDKAYLWKEWQRFHQGMQTAPCPASGCERCGRCGLDVKILGGG; encoded by the coding sequence GTGGCATTGGTTTTTCCGGAAAAGGAAAAATTCGCCCTGTCCACCCTGGGATGGCAGGTGGTGTATCGCATCCTTGCCGGGTCCGCTGATTTTGCCGTCGAACGATTTTATGCCGACGACAAGACCTCTCCTCCCGTTTCAGCGGACTCGGGCAGGGAGCTTTCCGCCTTTCCCCTGATCTGTTTCAGCCTCAATTTCGAAGGCGATTTTGTCACTGTTCTGTCCCTGCTCAAACGGGCAAACATTCCCCTTGATGCCGCCCAGCGCCAAGATTGGCCCCTTGTCATGGCCGGTGGTCCCATCGCCTTTCTCAACCCTTTTCCTCTTTTCCCCGCCCTGGATTTCGTGTTTGTGGGCGAGGCCGAATACGGCTTTGCGTCGCTGGCCCATGCCATCAAGGACCACTGGATCGACAGAAGTTCCCGACACAAGGCCCTTGCCAGCCTTGCCCGTCGGCCCGGTATCCTGTCACATTTGCATACGGATCGTGTCGTCCGTCGGGTCTTTGTCCGGGATTCGGATCGTCTCCTGCCCGTGCCGGCAGCCTCCTGTTTTGTCAGTTCCCACTCGGAATTCAGGGACATGCTCCTTCTGGAAATCAACCGCGGATGTCCCTATGGGTGCCGTTTCTGCGCTGCCGGCAACATCTACCGTCCTCCTCGCCAGTCCCGTCTTGGGGATCTCAAATCCATTGTCCGGCAGACAAGTCCTTGCAAGGTCGGGCTGGTGGGTACGGCCTTGACCGACTGGCCAGATCTTTTTCCCTTTCTGCAATGGCTTCATGAACGAAACATCAAGTTTTCCCTGGGCTCCCTGCGGGCCGACGGTGCCACCCGGGATTTTTTGACCTTTTTGCGCAAGACCGGAACCCGAAGCCTAACCTTTGCCCTGGAAGGGGCCAGCCAAAGGCTGCGCCAGTCCATGAACAAAAACCTCAACGAGGACGCCCTGCTTGAGGCAGTTGCCCTGGCCAGTGAGCTGCAATTCAATACCCTTAAACTGTATCTCATTGTTGGCTGGCCCGGAGAAACCGAGGATGATTTTGACGAACTGGACGGGTTTCTCGACCGGATTCAGCAAGCACGCAAAACAGGACAAGGGAAAAAATCCAAGGGTATTGATCTGATTCAGGTGAGTGCCAGTTGTTTGGTGCCCAAGCCCTGGACCCCCTTGCAATGGGCTGCCATGGATTCGGAAGCAGGCCTCAAGGCCAAGATGAAACGGCTCAAGGCGATCATCAAGTCCAAGCGGGGCATGCGTTTTTCCGGAGAGAATCCCCGCCAGGCCAGGATACAGGGGCTGCTTGCTCGCGGCGATGAAGGGCTGTTTGAGCTGTTGTGTCTGGTGGAGGAACGGGGAGGTTGGAAAGAGGGGCTCAGGGCCTGGGGCAAGGATGTTGCCTGGCATGTGGATCGGACACGGGATCCAGATGAGATTTTTCCCTGGGACCGGCTGGATATCGGGGTGGATAAAGCATATTTATGGAAGGAATGGCAACGGTTTCACCAAGGAATGCAGACAGCGCCCTGTCCTGCCTCGGGGTGTGAACGCTGCGGTCGGTGCGGGTTGGATGTGAAGATCCTTGGCGGGGGGTAG